From the Sphingomonas phyllosphaerae 5.2 genome, one window contains:
- a CDS encoding O-antigen ligase family protein — protein sequence MKWIAILFVAALLPAAIGWMRNKPQHLPRVMVALGLAPFFSGILHLTASPISWAGWPGFNKGLELSIVDAISVALIASAPARTRVAHLRWPIGLFAGLVLLSATQTDTPMPTFFYAWQLARVALLITAVAIACRDPRAPTALLKGLVFGLGYQALVSINERAHGVVQAAGTFGHQNLLGMITHFVVFPSLAVLLATKKVKWMWLGPVAGGIIAILAASRATLGLSGLGVVLLLGLSLLRRSTARKRKVAALGVVALALAAPLAMLTLGARFEKAPLEGGYDERAAFEKAAKAMLNDYPLGVGANHYVIVANTRGYSERAGVAPVFGSRSAHVHNLYLLTAAETGYAGFIAIIIIMVLPVFTALRCAWRFRNDPRGELLVGAAVTLTIAALHSMYEWIFVYATVQYLYAMCVGLIAGIAQQMGFWGTPRRRRAAPPPETLPATEPA from the coding sequence ATGAAGTGGATCGCGATCCTCTTCGTCGCAGCGTTGCTGCCGGCCGCGATCGGCTGGATGCGGAACAAGCCGCAGCATCTGCCGCGCGTCATGGTGGCACTGGGCCTCGCGCCGTTCTTCTCGGGCATTCTCCACCTCACGGCGTCGCCGATCTCCTGGGCGGGGTGGCCAGGGTTCAACAAGGGGCTGGAGCTGTCGATCGTCGACGCGATCTCGGTCGCGCTGATCGCCTCGGCCCCGGCACGCACGCGCGTCGCGCACCTGCGCTGGCCGATCGGATTGTTCGCCGGATTGGTGCTGCTCAGCGCCACGCAGACCGACACGCCGATGCCGACGTTCTTCTATGCCTGGCAGCTCGCGCGCGTCGCCTTGCTCATCACCGCGGTGGCGATCGCCTGCCGCGATCCGCGCGCGCCGACCGCGCTGCTCAAGGGGCTAGTATTCGGCCTCGGCTATCAGGCGCTGGTGTCGATCAACGAGCGCGCGCACGGCGTGGTGCAGGCGGCCGGTACGTTCGGGCACCAGAACCTGCTGGGCATGATCACGCATTTCGTTGTCTTCCCCTCGCTGGCGGTCCTGCTCGCGACGAAGAAGGTCAAGTGGATGTGGCTCGGCCCGGTCGCGGGCGGCATCATCGCCATCCTCGCGGCATCGCGCGCGACGCTGGGGCTGTCGGGGTTAGGAGTCGTCCTTCTGCTCGGACTGTCGCTGCTGCGCCGCTCGACCGCCCGCAAGCGGAAGGTCGCGGCACTGGGCGTGGTCGCCCTCGCCCTCGCCGCGCCGTTGGCGATGCTCACGCTCGGCGCACGTTTCGAGAAGGCGCCGCTGGAAGGTGGCTATGATGAACGTGCCGCGTTCGAGAAGGCCGCGAAGGCGATGCTCAACGACTACCCGCTGGGCGTCGGCGCGAACCATTATGTGATCGTCGCCAACACGCGTGGCTATTCGGAGCGGGCCGGCGTGGCGCCGGTGTTCGGCAGCCGCAGCGCACACGTCCACAACCTCTACCTGCTGACCGCCGCCGAGACCGGATATGCCGGGTTCATCGCCATCATCATCATCATGGTGCTGCCGGTCTTCACCGCGCTGCGCTGCGCATGGCGTTTCCGCAATGATCCGCGTGGCGAGCTGCTGGTCGGCGCGGCGGTGACGCTGACGATCGCGGCGCTTCATTCGATGTACGAGTGGATCTTCGTCTACGCGACCGTGCAGTATCTCTACGCGATGTGCGTCGGGTTGATCGCCGGGATCGCCCAGCAGATGGGCTTTTGGGGGACCCCACGTCGCCGGCGGGCGGCGCCACCCCCCGAAACGCTGCCCGCCACCGAACCCGCCTGA
- a CDS encoding acyltransferase family protein produces the protein MRLQENVRPTDRQALLGNLQYLRAIAAYLVVLYHARLLTPIGEIFSFDFGRAGVDIFFVISGFIIQYVAARDDGGRPGAFLLKRVIRIVPLYWLLTLSIAAILALVPRLAGEGGLPDAGRNVRSLLFIPYFDDAGEVHPVLFIGWTLNYEMFFYALFAAGLLIARPALRLAVVSGALLALVALGLATAPRSAIGLTLTSPLLLEFGAGLWLGYCWRRWPMVPARPRHRAAIRLAIVIAFAALPLSEAFWPTLPQLLKWGVPAVVIVAGALALERSGAGVAHRGALLLGEASYAIYLGHPFVIKAISLLYARLHVDAWLLHVIALCVTVAIVGIVGVAMHLLVERPLVRLLRHRLVPRARPAVAAGELGSVDSPPFNG, from the coding sequence TTGCGATTGCAGGAAAACGTACGACCGACGGATCGGCAAGCGCTGCTCGGCAACCTGCAGTATCTCCGCGCGATCGCCGCTTATCTGGTCGTTCTGTATCATGCCCGGTTGCTGACGCCGATCGGTGAGATCTTCTCGTTCGATTTCGGACGGGCCGGTGTCGACATATTCTTTGTTATCAGTGGCTTCATCATCCAGTACGTCGCCGCTCGCGATGATGGCGGGCGTCCCGGCGCTTTCCTGCTGAAGCGTGTGATCCGGATCGTGCCGCTCTATTGGCTGCTGACGCTGTCGATCGCCGCAATCCTGGCGTTGGTGCCGCGGCTCGCCGGAGAAGGCGGCCTGCCCGATGCCGGAAGAAACGTTCGCTCGTTGCTCTTCATCCCGTATTTCGACGACGCCGGCGAGGTCCACCCGGTCCTCTTCATCGGGTGGACGCTCAATTACGAGATGTTCTTCTACGCGCTGTTCGCCGCCGGGCTGCTGATCGCGCGTCCGGCGTTGCGGCTTGCGGTCGTCAGTGGCGCGCTCCTCGCGCTCGTCGCGCTCGGCCTCGCCACCGCACCGCGGAGTGCGATCGGCCTCACGCTGACCAGCCCGCTGCTGCTCGAATTCGGTGCCGGGCTGTGGCTCGGTTATTGCTGGCGACGGTGGCCGATGGTCCCGGCTCGCCCACGCCACCGCGCCGCGATTCGCCTCGCGATCGTGATTGCGTTCGCCGCGCTGCCGCTAAGCGAGGCCTTTTGGCCGACCCTGCCGCAATTGCTGAAGTGGGGCGTACCCGCCGTCGTGATCGTCGCCGGCGCGCTGGCGCTGGAGCGATCCGGCGCGGGCGTCGCGCACCGCGGTGCGCTGCTGCTCGGGGAGGCCAGCTACGCGATCTACCTCGGCCATCCGTTCGTCATCAAGGCGATATCGCTGCTGTACGCCAGGTTGCATGTCGACGCATGGCTACTCCACGTGATCGCGCTGTGCGTCACAGTCGCGATCGTCGGTATTGTCGGCGTCGCGATGCACCTTCTGGTCGAGCGTCCGCTGGTCCGCCTACTGCGCCACCGGCTCGTCCCGCGCGCCCGCCCCGCAGTCGCGGCAGGAGAGTTGGGCAGCGTCGATTCGCCCCCCTTCAACGGTTGA
- a CDS encoding sugar transferase yields MHEATITAAPEPTGAMNGVADPAVWQRVDDVASRVLDVTLAVIALIILAPLMAVVAAVIYFLDPGPVIFAHQRIGRGGRSFPCLKFRSMVVDADARLRHLLETSAEARAEWERDHKLRDDPRVIGIGKFLRKTSLDELPQLWNVVRGDMSLVGPRPIVVGEISRYGRYFEHYCAVRPGITGLWQVGGRNDVSYRRRVAYDVTYSRARSCAMNVKIIAYTVPSVLLQRGSY; encoded by the coding sequence GTGCATGAAGCGACCATAACGGCCGCGCCGGAACCGACCGGCGCAATGAACGGCGTGGCCGACCCGGCCGTCTGGCAGCGCGTCGATGACGTCGCTAGCCGCGTACTCGATGTCACGCTCGCCGTGATCGCCCTCATCATTCTCGCGCCGCTGATGGCGGTCGTCGCGGCGGTGATCTATTTCCTGGATCCCGGCCCGGTGATTTTCGCGCACCAGCGCATCGGCCGCGGTGGACGATCCTTTCCGTGCCTGAAGTTCCGCAGCATGGTCGTCGACGCGGACGCCCGTCTGCGTCACTTGCTGGAGACCAGTGCCGAGGCGCGCGCCGAGTGGGAGCGTGATCACAAGCTGCGCGATGATCCGCGCGTGATCGGGATCGGCAAGTTCCTGCGCAAGACCAGCCTCGACGAGCTGCCGCAGCTCTGGAACGTCGTTCGTGGCGACATGAGCCTGGTTGGGCCGCGCCCGATCGTCGTCGGTGAAATCAGCCGCTACGGTCGTTATTTCGAGCATTATTGCGCGGTACGTCCGGGCATCACCGGCCTGTGGCAGGTCGGTGGCCGCAACGACGTGTCCTATCGTCGTCGCGTCGCCTATGACGTGACCTACAGCCGTGCACGCTCGTGCGCGATGAACGTCAAGATCATCGCTTACACGGTGCCCAGCGTCCTGCTCCAGCGCGGCTCCTACTAA
- a CDS encoding DUF1996 domain-containing protein: MTSLLRCAAPGTRMRRTGRSFTYLAAALALASCGGGSGGAGGGGAATAAAPVAVTPAAPVAAPAPSPTPVQTVVTPGSLSVEENVAPIASNFEINDELVPSWGSGEIAKSGAPDTVGAFRFICNPSHELRDDPIVFPSQPGKSHLHQFFGNTQANGKSTYQSLRSSGASTCNSPLNRSAYWMPAMLNGKGGVVRPDFVSIYYKRMPASDPDCQRFGKGCVDLPRGLRFVFGYDMINGTPKTGAGYYDCQGPTAKAGHYPDLVEAAKNCPVGNQLGAVISAPNCWDGKNLDSADHRSHIAYMSYGDWGYPKCPSTHPYIIPGFTMGVWYTVDADLDVSGNWDGTKPTWHLSSDEMPGMPMMRPGSTFHADWFGAWDDSIMKMWTDNCINKLLSCNGGDLGNGKQLKNFADFSWIAKPHVVAIPQ, encoded by the coding sequence ATGACGTCGCTGCTGCGCTGCGCGGCACCGGGCACGCGGATGCGTCGCACCGGCCGATCCTTCACGTATCTCGCGGCCGCGCTCGCCCTTGCCTCCTGCGGTGGTGGCAGCGGTGGCGCGGGCGGCGGCGGAGCGGCCACCGCGGCTGCGCCGGTTGCGGTCACGCCGGCCGCGCCCGTCGCAGCGCCGGCGCCGAGCCCCACGCCCGTGCAGACGGTCGTCACCCCGGGCAGCCTGTCGGTCGAGGAAAACGTCGCGCCGATCGCCAGCAACTTCGAGATCAACGACGAGCTGGTCCCCTCGTGGGGCAGCGGAGAGATCGCCAAGTCCGGCGCGCCCGACACCGTCGGTGCATTCCGCTTCATCTGCAATCCCAGCCACGAGCTGCGCGACGACCCGATCGTCTTCCCGAGCCAGCCCGGCAAGTCGCACCTGCACCAGTTCTTCGGCAATACGCAGGCCAATGGCAAGTCGACCTACCAGAGCCTTCGCAGCAGCGGCGCCAGCACGTGCAACAGCCCGCTGAACCGCAGCGCCTATTGGATGCCCGCGATGCTCAACGGCAAGGGCGGCGTCGTCCGGCCCGATTTCGTCAGCATCTACTACAAGCGCATGCCCGCCTCCGATCCCGACTGCCAGCGCTTCGGCAAGGGGTGCGTCGACCTGCCCCGCGGGCTGCGCTTCGTGTTCGGCTACGACATGATCAATGGCACGCCGAAAACCGGCGCCGGCTATTACGACTGCCAGGGTCCGACCGCGAAGGCGGGCCATTATCCCGACCTCGTCGAGGCGGCGAAGAACTGTCCGGTGGGCAACCAGCTCGGCGCCGTCATCAGCGCGCCCAATTGCTGGGACGGCAAGAACCTCGACAGCGCCGACCACCGCTCGCACATCGCCTATATGAGCTACGGCGACTGGGGCTATCCCAAGTGCCCGTCCACGCACCCCTATATCATCCCCGGCTTCACGATGGGCGTCTGGTACACCGTCGACGCCGACCTTGACGTCTCGGGCAACTGGGACGGAACGAAGCCGACGTGGCACCTGTCGTCCGACGAAATGCCGGGCATGCCGATGATGCGTCCGGGCAGCACCTTCCACGCCGACTGGTTCGGCGCGTGGGACGACAGCATCATGAAGATGTGGACCGACAATTGCATCAACAAGCTGTTGAGCTGCAACGGCGGCGATCTCGGCAACGGCAAGCAGCTCAAGAACTTCGCCGACTTCAGCTGGATCGCGAAGCCGCATGTCGTAGCGATCCCGCAATGA
- a CDS encoding PilZ domain-containing protein, translated as MLLQAILLPSDSDDRRSAERQSINQPSTLRDERAQATDVYVRDLSETGFSVATDSRLELGSTVTIGLPGRGRATARVVRQVAGGYGCEFVEALGRAEVMQTFRGGTVIHMTTSAPVIAPFPEIEIRRLPGAVRLGVILGGSALLWAAVIGVIASLA; from the coding sequence ATGCTGCTTCAAGCGATTCTGCTACCCAGCGACTCAGACGATCGCCGCTCCGCTGAGCGGCAGTCGATCAATCAACCCTCCACGCTGCGTGACGAACGGGCGCAGGCGACCGATGTCTATGTCCGCGACCTCTCCGAAACCGGCTTCAGCGTCGCCACCGACTCGCGGCTGGAGCTCGGCAGCACAGTGACGATCGGACTGCCCGGCCGTGGCCGCGCCACCGCGCGCGTCGTTCGGCAGGTTGCCGGCGGATACGGCTGCGAGTTCGTGGAGGCACTGGGCCGTGCCGAGGTGATGCAGACCTTCCGCGGCGGCACCGTCATCCACATGACCACCAGCGCACCGGTGATCGCCCCGTTCCCCGAGATCGAGATCCGCCGGCTGCCCGGTGCGGTCCGGCTCGGCGTCATCCTCGGTGGCTCGGCACTGCTGTGGGCCGCGGTTATCGGGGTGATCGCCAGCCTGGCCTGA